The sequence ATCTCATCttctttttattgttatttcagTTGTGACCATAACTCAcatactcctctctctctctctctccccccccccctccaggacgCCTCGCAACAGGAAGCAGCAGCAGGCTGTCTCCCAGACCCTGTCCCTGAGCCAGATGGACACGCCCCGACAGACGCTGTCCTTCTCCGCCCTCAGCACCCCTGTGGCGGGCGGAGGCCTTCAGCACGCCGGCCTCGCCACCGACACCACCctgctctcctccacctccaccgccacctccgTGCCCGGCCAGGCCAGCCTGAGACAAcgtgcctccaccaccaccaccaccaccaccaccaccgatgGATACTGGGGTCAGCCCTGTCGCCAAACCGTTTATATTGTGGGGTTAAAAGAGGCTTCACACAAGACCAAAAAGACACTCGCTGCTTGTGTGAATTATGAAAACTAATGAGTacaatatttttgtattttttcatcATTTCCACTATTTACTAGTTGGCCCAGCATCTTTGTCTTGGCCCATATATTTCTGTGTAAAGCAGGTTTGCAAGTTATGCAATGATGCAATGAACCATATTTGGCAAAGCACTGAGCCGCACAGGAAATAACGCCCGTCATCGCACTTATATCACCATTGTATAAACGAAGGGTGCGAATGATTAGAAAATAAGCGAGATGGGCCTTGCACAAGGCTGGCTTTGTTAAATGCCGGGGGTTGATAAACACTGTGGGAGGCTTTGTGGGCTGTGGTGGTTGATGTGTCAATAGTGTTTGTAAGTTCCTCAAACTCATTTATCACACTGGCCAATAAGCGCTTGCAGACTCGTCATCTCACATCTTACCCTTTCtatttctctcgctctttctcactGACTGAATTTCTCCGTTTCATTTCCAGGGTCAGGGCATGATGTTGAACTCACAGGTCAGTCGAAGAACGTTTCTCTGAATGATCTCTTCATCAACGTCTTCCTCTTACTCCGTATCGTGCAAGGGCTGTGTTTATTAACCGCCCAACACTGGATGTCTCTCTTCAGGGCACAGTAccagccacggccacggcctcAACGGGGGCGCCGCCGGCAGCGTGTCCAAGTCTTCCCAACACACCACCGCCGCCAACGGCTACATCTGTAAAGACTGCTCCCCCAGCACGGGCGGCCTAAGCGCCCACTGCGCCTCATCTtcgtcctcttcatcatctCTGGGCGCCCAGGCCGCCGCGTCCGCGACCGGCGCGTTTTCCTCCttctcgtcgtcgtcgtcgctgTCGTCTTCATCCATGTCGCCCTCCTCCAGCATATACTCCCGAGACAAGAGTCGAAGGAACAAGACGGGTGAGGAACTCCGGGGCTTCGTTGGGACATGCATGGCTGGAGGGGCTTCTGACTCACAGCTCGAAGGGAACTTATGCTCCGAAGAAAAACAAATCCCGAACTTAAAGGGAAGTTTCTTTAGAATTCGGGAAGGGTTTCCTACAGCACTTCATAACTCAGGCGGCCGCTTCAGCAACACACGGCTGCCGCCTTAACTacgttgtaaaaataaatatttatatatatatatttttaaattgtaAATATCATCTGAAAGTATAAAATAATCTAAACTTTATTCACTCTCTGTGTAAAGATCAGGCTGCAGGGCAACAGTCCGACAGCTTCCATGAACATTTTTGGCGGGAAACCCTGTCCAGGCCGaatgttgttttttgtcttttctttttttttgatttaCGATGCGCTGTGACTGCTTGTGCCTAGCTAACCCTCAGcgatctgtccccccccccccccccccccccccccccaggcgtcCTGGCGTCCGTGTCCAGCACATGCGTGCGCTACGGCAGGAAAGCGGTCGCCCCCGTGGTGTCCCTCTTCACGCTGCTGTTCAGCAGCGTGCTCTGGCTAGGCTCGAGGGCCAGGAGCCAGGGGAAAGgtacggacgcacacacacatcacctccGCCGCGAACGCGTCGTACTGTCGGTCTGGGGTATGGCCCGTTTTTGGGTCCGGTTTTGATTTCATTACTCATTCGGCATTAGCATTCAAACTCCGAAGGGAAACGCATCAGGAAGCATCTCTAGACTCAGGGCTTCTGCTCAGTGTGttgttaaacctgcactatgtacgTTTTCCCATTAGCACCATCAAGTGGTTTGAGTTGAAGCTACAGTTATAGCCGTGTCAACTTCAAACCACAGTTACTCTCATCTAAGATTTTAGTTCAGCCACTCTTTGCTGGAGCAAAAGGTTGCAGTAGAAAGGTTGCATGTTGCagcctttttttaatttttgttttaaacagaTCTCTGTTAAAAAGTACTGATTTTAAAATGCTAGCTCTGGTCTCTGAAGCGTCGAAAAAAATACCAAATGTCTTATCACATTCCAAATATCGGACATGACGCATTCATCTCCTtgttcttaaaaaaataaatctctttatcGGACTAATCGatagcgttgtgtgtgtgtgtgtgtgtgtgtgtgtgtgtgtgtgtgtgtgtgtgtgtgtgtgtgtgtgtgtgttgtgtgttgtgtgttgtgtgtgtgtgtgtgtgtgtgttgtgtgtgtgtgtgccgggtgTCACTAGGCTACCTGACGTCCTTCTCAGACTCTGTCAGACGAGTGGTGGCCTCCAGCATGTCCAGTGTGTGGCTGTTTAAGCAGAACGCTGTCCGTAGGATCAGAGGCCACAGGGCCGTTGGCTATGAAGGAGAAGGTAGCGCGTCCACccccagaggtcaaaggtcgggGGGTCAAAGCTCACCGAAACCACGGACCTCTGGTGCTGTTATTAAACTCCTCATCCGCTATCTGTCGACTGGGCATTTCCAATGTTTCCTTTCTTCTTCCGTTTCTGTGTTGAAAACGCCTCCAAGTGGTTTGCTAGCTAAGGCCCACTGTACAGGAGAACAAtgttcattcatttattaagttatttaaatatattgcaACAGAGATAGCGACAAGCTAATTTCCATTCCTAGTCCCAAGTTGTAAACGTCATGCAGCAAAAAACGTTTCAATGAAAAGCATCAGCACACAATGCTTTTGCATACTTTCCATTCCACTATTGAAGAAATAAAGTACACATTAATTtagtcacacatacatacacatatgtgCACGTACTTACACATATGTCAACATACGGACAGATGCTTAAACAAATATACGCACACATAAGCATGTAGGGAAGTGCAGTTCAGGAATTGTACGatttctacttcttcttcctgCCTTATAATGGCTGCAGCTTTGCTTTTCCTCTCACCCTTTTCTTTACAACCAATTCAAATGTTAAAAGGCAGTGCTTCCTCTGATACGGTTGGCCACTATGGAGAGGTCTCTACCTATCTTGCTTATCCTCTGCATGAGGTCTTGTCGTTTCTGTCCGTCTTTCTCTGTTACTTCGCCGCAGTTTTACCCCACTCTTGTGAGTGTCCTCTTGATTGACCACTTCCTGTCCTGTTCCATGTCTTAAGTAAACTGACTGCCTTTTAGAATATGTTTATATTCTCTGGTGGATTCTTCAGCTGCTGATTTCAACGTCACCCTTGTGTTGAAGGCTGCATGCTATTTTTTCCCTACTTTTTCTCTCGAAGAAAAGAGCGAATCTTCTGCCAATTCTCTCCCATCTGACCTTTCCTATAGCAACGTGTTTTTCTCCTTCCATTGGCATTCACTGTGGCCTGGCTTACATGTGTCGTTCAGATTTGCCATGCAAATAATGTTTACCTTTTGTGTTGCAGCTCACTCCAGCTTCTGTGGAAGCATGAATGTAAAAGATCTGGTGACGGGAGACTCGTCACATCTTAAACTCAACGGCTCCCTGTGTAAGTagacactcactcagtcactcactcactcactcactcactcactctcacacccCCTCCATTGGCCGTTTGTTATTGAAAACTCGGCAGCCTTTatgatttattcatttttgCAATTTGCTAGGCAGATAAAACACTTGTGCATTTTTTGGTGTTTGCTGCTTGCTTTTTGATTTTGCATTAgtaatgtgtttgtctgtgtttgtgtgtgtatgcggccacatttgcttgtgtgtgtgtgtgctccgtcCTGGCCTTTCgttccctccaccctccctggtTCATGGCGACCCCAGGCGACGACTGTAAAGGGAAGCAGTCCTCCCACGCTGCAGTGACACAGTCTGTCCTGCTGCTCTCCCAGTCCTCCGCCCAGTCCTCCGCCCAGTCCTCCACCCAGTCCTCCACCCAGTCCAGGACTCAGCGTCTTGGGGGGGCGCTGCTGAGCTTCCTGGCTTACACAGGTTCATGAAAAACCCTTTTATGGCGCTTCATTGGGGGAACACAGCTGGAGTAGAACTAGAGCTATTGCTTAGCATCTGTGTGCTTGACTGATTTTAAGTATTTTAAAAACAATCCTAGGGCCTCATGATCTATTCCTAAAACAAAACTGGTTCAAACTCCTCAATGAAACGATCAGTGAAATATCGACGTTCTCTTGGTAAACAACCTGTTCCGTGTCTGTTTGGCGGCCCAGGTTCCTGCCTTCTGGTACCAGGCTACGGTGTGGTGCGTGCGGGCAAAGCGCTTGGCTCCGGGGCCGGGGTCGCGGTCTACACGGTGGTCCACACGGTGTTCCGGAAGCTGGTCTCGCTGATCTGCTTCGTTCTAGCGGCTCCAGGTGGGTCCTGATCTCACCGTGTGTATTCGTACAGGACTGAgagatgggtgggtgggggagtgtgtgtgtttgtgttcacatGTGCACATTCTAGGAATCTAAGTGAAGCGGAAAATACCTACAATCATTTACTTTTTTGGGTGTGGAGGGGAATTTGATACATTACCAAATACCTTTTATGCCCCTCTTATTTACCTTGTTTAAATttgcaatataaaataaaaacgtattCATTTTTTATGCTAAGCTTTTATTTGAAAACTCCTCTTCTCTGTGAAAGATAAACGCGGTACTCTTTCTTGTTGTGCAGCACGTTGTGAAACTCGCttcctgttgttgttattgactCACTCCTCTGTCTTCCCATTGGTCCAGTGCGCGTCGGCTGGGGACTGCTGTGGTTCCTGGCGACAGGATGGTACCAGCTGGTGTCCTTCATGTCTCTCCTCAATGTTTTCTTTCTTACCCGGTAAGAGCCCCTGGCCTTCAGTATTCATTCCCCCTTGCTCTTGctcttttacattttctttttgtccTGTGACAAGAATATGAatagacttttttttatttttctcttatGGGACTCAAATGTCAATatgattatattttttattcatttttccaACACAACACTTGGGTTATTTATAAAtaagtacaaaaataaaaatgtttagTTATTGAACAACTGTTGTAAAACAGTgaggcgaataattgttaaatatgtcGATTGGTCAATTCAACCCTTCCTGTCGTGTTAACCGCTGCCcactgctaaatcttaaatacattgcactttctaaaaagctgaCGTGTGTAGTCAGCTAAAATGCCTAGGATAAGGCATTATTCTAAAATGCccttttaactttctattttacccatttccttgcatatgttttcttttacttatctattattttattttattgtatgacaatgtttatatgtgaagcactttgagtctgtgtatgaaaagtgctaacCATTTCCATAATCCATATCTATCCTGATCTTGTTTTGGTGTGGTAACAGCATGTGTTCCATCAATAGCTGTTGACTGTGTTGTTGACCAATACTTTGCATGTTAGAAGGCAAAGTGGCTTGTGTGACGTGGCGATATTTTTGCATATTACATGACCACCATCTTGTATCTCTTTGTTCCAGATGCGTTCCCCTACTTTGGAGACTGCTGCTCCTTCTCCTACCTCTTCTACTCCTGCTAGGTACGTTGGTGCTGAGCTCTGTGGAGTCTATCTCGGGTGTACCGCGTGACCCACTTCCACACGCAGCTTGTAGTTGGCGGAAGCAGCACACACCCCCAGAGAGCGGGTTTCATAAGATCAGTACTGGATTCAGGTCATGGGTTTAAGGAGACGGAACCAAGCCTTAtctgtcacgcacacacacacacacacacacacacacacacacacacacacacacacacacacacacacacacacacacacacacacacacacacacacacacacacacacacacttgttctgCGGTCATTTAACAGACCTTTCTCCAAAGCAACGTGCAGTTAATTTGTGTGCAGTGCAGATGCATTCAACTTACCTATCAGGTCTCCCTcaaggacattggggatcaaacccagaacctttaggCTGTCACGTAGGCTCCCTAGCCACTTCCCTGCCCCCAACCGGTCCTCAAGACTCCTCTGCTCTGTGTCCGTTTCCCCCCGTAGCTCTCTGGTGGTGGGGTCCGTCCGCTGCAGCCCTCCTGGCCTACCTGCCGGCCACCAACCTGAGCCTGTGGCGGCCCGCCTCCCCCCTGGTCCTCCTGTCCAGCCTGCTCCCGGCCTCCggacccccgcccgcccccgtcCTGGAGGCGGAGCCGACCCTGAGCCACGCCACGCCGGCCACGCCCATCTCCGCTGTGCCggtaggagggggggaagggaggggggggggggggtttgtgaaGAGTATTGTATCACAGGGAGTTTCGACCGAGCCGCCTGATTGGTCAACTACACCTTTTTAAAACGTGATTGAATGAGCGTGACGGCGTATCCGGGCCGGGCTCAAAGGAAAAGTCGTCGCTGTGAATATCCCTCCGCCATTGATACAACCCGTAACCACCTAGCCTTAAAATGCATTTGACATCTACGTCCGTGGAAAAATTTGGAGAAATCTTTCTGTGGAAAAACGGGTTATCTAAGTTAAAACAAGACTGAGTTAGCCAAgcgtttttgtgttttcatgcGTGGTTTTGATTCAGTTTTGAATATCTAACGATCTTTAAAAAGCATCATTTCAGAAGTAGGCcggcatatatggaagaaattaacCCTACATTTTATGgaaaactatgattattattattaggcctatataacaTATAGATACTTTGATGGTGGAAGGTAGCTGATTTTGGAAGAATATgctgacatgcacacatgtacatcATCTATCTGTTTTCATAGAGGTTAATGTGTGTTCAAAGATACAGTTATGACCTAAAAGAACAtgttatgtaaatcaacattttATGCACCGGTAAGTCTAACTTTGTATTATGTAATGATTGGGTACTTAAGGAGCGGGACGAGAATCATTCTGGAGTGTCTTTGCAAACCTCACTTGGCTTTGTTGTTTCTCGTTTGCGGGTTACAATAAATTCTCCATCAATACTTGATCCGGGCTCTCCGATTCCTCATTGCGTTGAGTTAGTTGAAGTGATGGATAATTCTGTTATAGTTTCTACAACACTTACTCCACCATACAATAAGGCATCTCTGTTGTTGGGTCGTtgctaatgccgcgtttccactgcagggttcggttcgcaaaggtgagGTACGGATTGTTTCcgccgccaaaagtgggcgtgacccggactgagccgtactcgtcttgccctcgtcttcagtactcctccgttggagtactgagacgcctgaaagggtgccggaaaacttgagctacacaccccctccgtcgacagaatcgtcacttccgggcgacgtggggataaaaacaaacaaacggtagcctcgaggtattattctttacaatgaacatgtcgcgtaaaacgcttgcttgggcgaacaaggaggtggagacgttcctctgcattcttggggaggaagacgtgcagaggtagctcttggtttaatgtgtcgcgttcaacttttccattgtttttattgagcagtCTACACTGTAttgcgctgctatgatgtcacgatgtttacgtagctgccgcggcgatcggcatccggcctaccataaagggtactgtcggcggtggaagctcgacctcggaactgagctgggctataccgccccctccccaccggactgaggcgaaccgaagggtaccgcaccctgcagtggaaacgcggcataaggtTCGCCCCTCTGCCTGGAGTTTCAAAGGGCCGTTTGCCTTCTATCCAGGTCTACCGACGTGACAAACGCAGCTTTTATTTTCTCCACTCAATGATTGTTTTCACGAACAACCAGCCATTCATTTGCGGGTGTGATCACCGTCATTACTGGCGCGACAGCGACGCGCTGAGGAATGATGCGCTTGCGCAGAGCTGAAGGTCACACTCTCTTTGACAATGCCTGCTTGTTGAGCCGTATCTGGTGGAACTCATCACACCCAACCACAGATGTGTTAACTACTGCAGGCAGACATGGGGGGGGAATCCACCAGGATGTGCTGGTGGCACGGCAGTGATAACGAGAGACCAAAATACCTTGTTTCCTGGAGGATATATTTCCTAAACcttaacaaaaacacacgccTTAAACCTATCGTCATCCATATGCAAGAAAGTACtaaacgtgtttgtgtgtataaataacctgaacctcctaaaatggcgTTAACATTTGATCGGTTCGCTATTTCAAGATATTGGGCAGAAACGGATATTGCGTGACGGTCGTatcgtcacgctaataaaaacagaTAAAACCGctaatgaaaaacaaataaatcccgtcAAAAAGTgttttcttgtttatttttcgagTCTTcgcgtgtagtatatactaaaacaattattcacctcggGCTCCGTgaggcgaataattgttaaatatgtcGATTGGTCAATTCAACCCTTCCTGTCGTGTTAACCGCTGCCcactgctaaatcttaaatacattgcactttctaagaAGCTGACGTGTGTAGTCAGCTAAAATGCCTAGGATAAGGCATTATTCTAAAATGCCTTtctaactttctattttacccatttccttgcatatgttttcttttacttatctattttattttattgtatgacaatgtttatatgtgaagcactttgagtctgtgTATGAAaaatgctacataaataaagttgccttgccttgccttgcccccctccccctcccgctccCGCCCCTGCAGCCTGCCCTCccccccgcggcggcggcggcggcggtggtggcccTAGCCAGTCTGGACCTGGAGCGTCTGGAGCGTCTGGAGCAGCGTCTGGCCCTGCTCTGGGAGCAGGTCCAGCGGGGggaccagcagcaggagcagcgctTCGGGGACACGCTGGTCCTCCACAGCAGCCTGCGGGAGGAGCTGCGCACCCAGACGGACCGCGACAGCCTGGGCCTCTGGGTGTCGGCCCTGCTGGAGGGGAAGCTGGGCGCGCTccgggtggagctggaggagggcgaCGCCCACAGGGCAAAGGTAGGCGCTGCTTCGAGGGCTCTGTTGCGTGCCGGGGGTGTAGGCCGTCAACGCGCTTACAACGCACTTACTcgagggcggcatgtggctcaggaggtggagcgtgTTGGCCGGTTACCGGAGGGttgttgctagttcgatccccggctcctcctagctgaagtgtcgaggcgtccctgagcaaggcaacAAACTCTTacgcctcatgcccactgcaccgtcagtcaaaggactggGAAGGAGTGGCTGACGGCTGGGGGaggtttccagggtcgtcagagcccgagtagtgtcacggtgcttaaatttgcatacgcgatctgattggatgacggatccgtcgctgccgaaaaagttgaacatttttcaactttttgacggagccttcagcgcacggatccacaaatcattgcgcgtccgtccccattcaaagtcagtGGGGATCAGTctacggacggaggcagtgggcacgaggcgttaactgctcccgacgagctggctgtcgccttgcatggttgactccgccgtcggtgtgtgtgtgaatgtg comes from Gadus macrocephalus chromosome 2, ASM3116895v1 and encodes:
- the sun1b gene encoding SUN domain-containing protein 1 isoform X3, which translates into the protein MYYSLRAGCCPGPGPQLLPAGAREQEEESKRRMNMDFSQLHTYTPPQCAPDNTGYTYSLSSSYSTAALEFEQQHQLAPVFDSPRMSRRSLRLQTGGAGLYGNDSHADGPQNHVSYTTNTTTSSSSSRKETRTPRNRKQQQAVSQTLSLSQMDTPRQTLSFSALSTPVAGGGLQHAGLATDTTLLSSTSTATSVPGQASLRQRASTTTTTTTTTDGYWGSGHDVELTGHSTSHGHGLNGGAAGSVSKSSQHTTAANGYICKDCSPSTGGLSAHCASSSSSSSSLGAQAAASATGAFSSFSSSSSLSSSSMSPSSSIYSRDKSRRNKTGVLASVSSTCVRYGRKAVAPVVSLFTLLFSSVLWLGSRARSQGKGYLTSFSDSVRRVVASSMSSVWLFKQNAVRRIRGHRAVGYEGEAHSSFCGSMNVKDLVTGDSSHLKLNGSLCDDCKGKQSSHAAVTQSVLLLSQSSAQSSAQSSTQSSTQSRTQRLGGALLSFLAYTGSCLLVPGYGVVRAGKALGSGAGVAVYTVVHTVFRKLVSLICFVLAAPVRVGWGLLWFLATGWYQLVSFMSLLNVFFLTRCVPLLWRLLLLLLPLLLLLALWWWGPSAAALLAYLPATNLSLWRPASPLVLLSSLLPASGPPPAPVLEAEPTLSHATPATPISAVPPALPPAAAAAAVVALASLDLERLERLEQRLALLWEQVQRGDQQQEQRFGDTLVLHSSLREELRTQTDRDSLGLWVSALLEGKLGALRVELEEGDAHRAKKEELLQQSRAERLAEVESLLALLASRTEEVQQKQHQYKVEREEETRKAMREAAILAEAPDVPVAPISVGVNQEDHEALLAEVRRLEAELGRVRADLQGVLGCKGKCGQLDTLHDTISAQVSSEVSSQVRRELRALFYGSGQAGEGHRGGGDDDALPESLVLWLSQRYVGGPELQASLAALELAILSDVSQQLERSRGQALLDAQAQAQSVSETVRQTVSHSVQHSATAQGLSEEQVQLIVQNALRLYSQDRTGLVDYALESGGGSILSTRCSETYETKTALMSLFGLPLWYFSQSPRVVIQPDVYPGNCWAFKGSQGYLVIRLSLRVKPTAFCLEHIPKSMSPTGTITSAPRNFTVYGLGDEYQEEGKLLGEYVYQEDGDSLQTFPVMVN
- the sun1b gene encoding SUN domain-containing protein 1 isoform X2, whose protein sequence is MNMDFSQLHTYTPPQCAPDNTGYTYSLSSSYSTAALEFEQQHQLAPVFDSPRMSRRSLRLQTGGAGLYGNDSHADGPQNHVSYTTNTTTSSSSSRKETRTPRNRKQQQAVSQTLSLSQMDTPRQTLSFSALSTPVAGGGLQHAGLATDTTLLSSTSTATSVPGQASLRQRASTTTTTTTTTDGYWGSGHDVELTGHSTSHGHGLNGGAAGSVSKSSQHTTAANGYICKDCSPSTGGLSAHCASSSSSSSSLGAQAAASATGAFSSFSSSSSLSSSSMSPSSSIYSRDKSRRNKTGVLASVSSTCVRYGRKAVAPVVSLFTLLFSSVLWLGSRARSQGKGYLTSFSDSVRRVVASSMSSVWLFKQNAVRRIRGHRAVGYEGEAHSSFCGSMNVKDLVTGDSSHLKLNGSLCDDCKGKQSSHAAVTQSVLLLSQSSAQSSAQSSTQSSTQSRTQRLGGALLSFLAYTGSCLLVPGYGVVRAGKALGSGAGVAVYTVVHTVFRKLVSLICFVLAAPVRVGWGLLWFLATGWYQLVSFMSLLNVFFLTRCVPLLWRLLLLLLPLLLLLALWWWGPSAAALLAYLPATNLSLWRPASPLVLLSSLLPASGPPPAPVLEAEPTLSHATPATPISAVPPALPPAAAAAAVVALASLDLERLERLEQRLALLWEQVQRGDQQQEQRFGDTLVLHSSLREELRTQTDRDSLGLWVSALLEGKLGALRVELEEGDAHRAKKEELLQQSRAERLAEVESLLALLASRTEEVQQKQHQYKVEREEETRKAMREAAILAEAPDVPVAPISVGVNQEDHEALLAEVRRLEAELGRVRADLQGVLGCKGKCGQLDTLHDTISAQVSSEVSSQVRRELRALFYGSGQAGEGHRGGGDDDALPESLVLWLSQRYVGGPELQASLAALELAILSDVSQQLERSRGQALLDAQAQAQSVSETVRQTVSHSVQHSATAQGLSEEQVQLIVQNALRLYSQDRTGLVDYALESGGGSILSTRCSETYETKTALMSLFGLPLWYFSQSPRVVIQPDVYPGNCWAFKGSQGYLVIRLSLRVKPTAFCLEHIPKSMSPTGTITSAPRNFTVYGLGDEYQEEGKLLGEYVYQEDGDSLQTFPVMKNEQAFQIIEVRVLSNWGHPEYTCLYRFRVHGEPRLQQ
- the sun1b gene encoding SUN domain-containing protein 1 isoform X6; protein product: MYYSLRAGCCPGPGPQLLPAGAREQEEESKRRMNMDFSQLHTYTPPQCAPDNTGYTYSLSSSYSTAALEFEQQHQLAPVFDSPRMSRRSLRLQTGGAGLYGNDSHADGPQNHVSYTTNTTTSSSSSRKETRTPRNRKQQQAVSQTLSLSQMDTPRQTLSFSALSTPVAGGGLQHAGLATDTTLLSSTSTATSVPGQASLRQRASTTTTTTTTTDGYWGSGHDVELTGHSTSHGHGLNGGAAGSVSKSSQHTTAANGYICKDCSPSTGGLSAHCASSSSSSSSLGAQAAASATGAFSSFSSSSSLSSSSMSPSSSIYSRDKSRRNKTGVLASVSSTCVRYGRKAVAPVVSLFTLLFSSVLWLGSRARSQGKGYLTSFSDSVRRVVASSMSSVWLFKQNAVRRIRGHRAVGYEGEAHSSFCGSMNVKDLVTGDSSHLKLNGSLCSCLLVPGYGVVRAGKALGSGAGVAVYTVVHTVFRKLVSLICFVLAAPVRVGWGLLWFLATGWYQLVSFMSLLNVFFLTRCVPLLWRLLLLLLPLLLLLALWWWGPSAAALLAYLPATNLSLWRPASPLVLLSSLLPASGPPPAPVLEAEPTLSHATPATPISAVPPALPPAAAAAAVVALASLDLERLERLEQRLALLWEQVQRGDQQQEQRFGDTLVLHSSLREELRTQTDRDSLGLWVSALLEGKLGALRVELEEGDAHRAKKEELLQQSRAERLAEVESLLALLASRTEEVQQKQHQYKVEREEETRKAMREAAILAEAPDVPVAPISVGVNQEDHEALLAEVRRLEAELGRVRADLQGVLGCKGKCGQLDTLHDTISAQVSSEVSSQVRRELRALFYGSGQAGEGHRGGGDDDALPESLVLWLSQRYVGGPELQASLAALELAILSDVSQQLERSRGQALLDAQAQAQSVSETVRQTVSHSVQHSATAQGLSEEQVQLIVQNALRLYSQDRTGLVDYALESGGGSILSTRCSETYETKTALMSLFGLPLWYFSQSPRVVIQPDVYPGNCWAFKGSQGYLVIRLSLRVKPTAFCLEHIPKSMSPTGTITSAPRNFTVYGLGDEYQEEGKLLGEYVYQEDGDSLQTFPVMKNEQAFQIIEVRVLSNWGHPEYTCLYRFRVHGEPRLQQ
- the sun1b gene encoding SUN domain-containing protein 1 isoform X7 → MSRRSLRLQTGGAGLYGNDSHADGPQNHVSYTTNTTTSSSSSRKETRTPRNRKQQQAVSQTLSLSQMDTPRQTLSFSALSTPVAGGGLQHAGLATDTTLLSSTSTATSVPGQASLRQRASTTTTTTTTTDGYWGSGHDVELTGHSTSHGHGLNGGAAGSVSKSSQHTTAANGYICKDCSPSTGGLSAHCASSSSSSSSLGAQAAASATGAFSSFSSSSSLSSSSMSPSSSIYSRDKSRRNKTGVLASVSSTCVRYGRKAVAPVVSLFTLLFSSVLWLGSRARSQGKGYLTSFSDSVRRVVASSMSSVWLFKQNAVRRIRGHRAVGYEGEAHSSFCGSMNVKDLVTGDSSHLKLNGSLCDDCKGKQSSHAAVTQSVLLLSQSSAQSSAQSSTQSSTQSRTQRLGGALLSFLAYTGSCLLVPGYGVVRAGKALGSGAGVAVYTVVHTVFRKLVSLICFVLAAPVRVGWGLLWFLATGWYQLVSFMSLLNVFFLTRCVPLLWRLLLLLLPLLLLLALWWWGPSAAALLAYLPATNLSLWRPASPLVLLSSLLPASGPPPAPVLEAEPTLSHATPATPISAVPPALPPAAAAAAVVALASLDLERLERLEQRLALLWEQVQRGDQQQEQRFGDTLVLHSSLREELRTQTDRDSLGLWVSALLEGKLGALRVELEEGDAHRAKKEELLQQSRAERLAEVESLLALLASRTEEVQQKQHQYKVEREEETRKAMREAAILAEAPDVPVAPISVGVNQEDHEALLAEVRRLEAELGRVRADLQGVLGCKGKCGQLDTLHDTISAQVSSEVSSQVRRELRALFYGSGQAGEGHRGGGDDDALPESLVLWLSQRYVGGPELQASLAALELAILSDVSQQLERSRGQALLDAQAQAQSVSETVRQTVSHSVQHSATAQGLSEEQVQLIVQNALRLYSQDRTGLVDYALESGGGSILSTRCSETYETKTALMSLFGLPLWYFSQSPRVVIQPDVYPGNCWAFKGSQGYLVIRLSLRVKPTAFCLEHIPKSMSPTGTITSAPRNFTVYGLGDEYQEEGKLLGEYVYQEDGDSLQTFPVMKNEQAFQIIEVRVLSNWGHPEYTCLYRFRVHGEPRLQQ